In Hymenobacter sublimis, a single genomic region encodes these proteins:
- a CDS encoding GNAT family N-acetyltransferase, with amino-acid sequence MTSPLRILVAKRNAATAAQLAELGQRLFHETYVAHNTPEDMAAYEAATFGPEQQLRELQDPDTVFLLAQLVQEVVGYAKLKLHSTLGLDPEKTPEDRLEVERLYVSEDWIGTGLGAALMRRAIEEARQQGSRAVVLGVWEKNTRALEFYRRFGFRQIGTHLFTVGSDEQTDLILRKGLQ; translated from the coding sequence ATGACCTCTCCGCTCCGTATTCTGGTAGCTAAGCGCAATGCGGCTACGGCTGCCCAATTAGCTGAGCTAGGCCAGCGCCTGTTTCATGAAACGTACGTGGCCCACAATACCCCCGAGGATATGGCAGCTTACGAGGCCGCTACCTTCGGCCCGGAGCAGCAATTACGTGAGCTACAGGACCCTGATACCGTTTTTCTGTTGGCTCAGCTGGTGCAGGAAGTCGTAGGCTACGCGAAGCTGAAGCTTCACTCAACCCTGGGCCTCGACCCTGAGAAAACACCCGAAGACCGGCTGGAAGTTGAGCGGTTGTACGTGAGCGAGGATTGGATTGGTACGGGGCTGGGCGCGGCCCTTATGCGCCGCGCTATTGAGGAGGCTCGTCAGCAAGGAAGCCGGGCCGTTGTGCTGGGGGTTTGGGAGAAAAATACCCGGGCCCTGGAGTTCTACCGCCGCTTCGGATTCCGACAGATTGGCACTCACCTGTTTACGGTAGGCTCTGACGAGCAGACCGACCTGATTCTGCGTAAAGGATTACAGTAA